The genomic interval TCACACCGCTAGAAATAAGAAAGATGGAGTTCAGGAAGACCTTCCGCGGACTCGACGTTCAGGAGGTTCAAAGCTTTCTTGAAATAGTCGCTGATCAGCTCGAAAGCCTGAACAGGGAGAATATGTCTATTAAAGAGCAGCTCAGGAATTTAGAGCAAAGACTTGAAGATTACAAGAGTATGGAATCCACTCTGCAGAACACCCTCACTTCGGCTCAAAAATCTTCCGAGCAGATAAGAAAAAATGCCGAACAGGAAGCTGAACTGATAATACAGAACGCAAAACTTCAGGGAGAGACGATCGTTGAGAGAGCCCGTTCTCAGGTTGTGGAAATAACGAGTGAGATTTCAGCC from candidate division WOR-3 bacterium carries:
- a CDS encoding DivIVA domain-containing protein; translation: MGITPLEIRKMEFRKTFRGLDVQEVQSFLEIVADQLESLNRENMSIKEQLRNLEQRLEDYKSMESTLQNTLTSAQKSSEQIRKNAEQEAELIIQNAKLQGETIVERARSQVVEITSEISALNTHRVSIKAQIKSFLEAQLKAIESGEIRYKKVEIDDAFPHIKRKIKTNVPSLDNLFEQKNI